The DNA segment TTTTACAATAGGCGTGTCCGTCTTTCATATACTCTGTTTCAGGATCGAAGCTATATCTAACACCCTCGATTAAAATATCACCCAATTCTTTCATCATAAATAATCTCCCATCTCATAATCTTCTAAGCTGTATGACTTAGCTTTATTTGTTTGCTTAACACTTCCCCAGTCTTTATAGAACCATGAAAGAATAGTTGCTTTGTGGTCTTTGTAAATCTTTCCTGTGCTTTGAATGTAGTTTGAAAGCCTTTCAATGTAATTATCAAAAAGACTTTGCAGTATCTCTTTTAGGTCTATTACTTCATCCTCTGTTAAAAAGACATTTTGAAATGTCCCATAGGCAGCTTTTCCTAAACTCATATCAGGATTACTATATTCAGTATTATTTCTATTAGGATTACTTCCGTGTACATTCTTCATTTCTTGAGGTGTAGTTTCTACACTTCTTAAGTGTAAATTCTTCACTTCTGAAGTATAATTTTTACACTCACAGCGAAATACGCTCATAAAGTCTTTAACATAGATGATATTGGGCTTTCCAAGACCTCGCTTCTTTCTTTCGATAAGCCCTATACCTCCCGAGGTGCTGTCAAGCTCATTAAGGATTTTGACTGCGGTCTTATTGGATCTTCCTAAAATCTCCATAATCTCTTCCACAGTGAAGATGATATATACTCTGTTTTCTTCATCGAGCCATTTATTCCTAAATGACAGACTTGTTCGCTCCAAAAGGCAAGAATACAAAATCTTTGCGTCCGAGGATAAATTCTTAAACCTTTCATCAGTTACTATAATTTTCGGTAGCATATAGTAGCTGAAACTGTCTCCGTCACGGTTATAAAAATAATCAAATTCCACTTCTATCGCCTCCTCTCTATTTAATTTTTGGCATAAGAAAAAGCGACTAAGATTTCTATTTCTTAATCGCCTTGTATCTTCAATATTCAGTTTTATTTAGCTCGACAAACTGGAATTTATCCGACTGATTGCCATTCTTCTTTAGAAAGGCAGGTAATGTGTTCTGTTCGCATTACCCCCTCAATGGCACAGGGTACATTATAAGCGGTATGATGGTAATGAAAACCACACTTTTCCTGAACACGCTTTGACTTTTCATTTCCATCAAAGTAACCACACCATATTCTATTAAGTTTCAGGTTTTCAAAACTATACCGCATTAACTCCTTGACCGCTTCCGGTATCAACCCTTGTCCCCAATACGGAACTCCGATCCAGTAGCCGATTTCACCTTCTGAATCGGGAAGACCAATATTACTTGCTTTGCCAAGCATAAGCCCGATGCTGCCAACAGGTTCGCCGGATTTTTTTAATACTACAGCAAAGGTTTCTGGTGCCGATAGAACACTCTGGATTATTTCACGGCTATTCTCTACACTTGTATGAACCGCCCATCCCGCAATTGGTCCCACATCAGGATGGCTTGCATATTTATATAAGCTCTCAGCATCGCTCTCTTTCCACGGTCTGAGGGTCAATCTACTCGTTTCAAGTATCATCGTATTCTTCTCCATAAATTCAAGATTTGACTTATTTCTTTTTCTTTGGTTTTGGTGCAGGTAACTCATCATACATTGAATTGAATAAGCCGGTTAAAAATTCTTTGTTGTCAACATCATCTACCAATAGCATTTCCTTTGCTCCATCATATGGCAACTCATACTTTGCATTTGGCATATATGCTATTGCAGATTTAACAGGCTTCACTAAAAACCTATCATCATAAATTCCACCAACAATTTTCCCACGATAATAAACAATATATTCGCCCATCATTGATCTATATGTTATTTCTTCCAACTCGGATAGTTGTTCTAAAATGAAATCTAAATATTCTTTACTTGAAGCCATGCCCCGCACCTCCAAACATTTGCATTTGCTTACACTGCTTTAATCTTATCATTTATCAATTCAATAAATGCTATCACAGTTGCTCCTATCATCGGAAGTCCATAAGGACTAAATAGAAAGCCGATAACCAAGCCCGATATACCTATCCCAACTTCTCCTTGAATAAAAGAAGCTAACGCCCCAAATATGCAGAACACCATAACGATATACATTAATGCTGTTCCTATACCAAGTAAGAATGTCAGAAAAGCAGTCAGAATTGATAAAACAAGACTAATCGGAAATAATATAATTTTTAATATCCATCGCATACACTACCTCTTTTTCTCTTCGGCTTATGTGCTGCTTACAACCATTATTTTAGTAGATAACGGCTCTAAGCAACACATAAACTATCAGTTTCTTCAGTTTTTAACTTTGGTAGAAGCTTCAAAACCTTTGATTTTACTGAACTATTTGCCTGTATCATTATTATGACACGAAACCCACAATACAAATCCACAACCGTATCTTCACTTAAAATATCCGCCAACTCCAAAGCCTTCGTATATAAAATTTCCGTCGCATAAGGATTTACCTGAAAGAAAGCCTTAGCTGATAATTGAAACTCCATTCCCAATAAAGATTCCTGTAAGAATAAAGGACCAATCACTTCAAAAATAGGTCCGTCCAAAATGACATTTGTTTCCTTAGGATTTAATAAATACGAAAAAGAAGTAATGTTTGAAAATTTTTTCACCAACGCTTCACCTAGTTCCCTTGCCTCAACAAAAGGATACTTGCGTACAATCGGCATCACCATCAATTCATCTCTACGATGCACATGACGGATAAACAAATACCGAAAATTATCTGCCAAATGATGTTGATTTAAAAAATCTCTTACAAAATGTGTAATTTGATTTGACTCTTCTGTTTCTACCTTGCAATCTTCATACACAACCACGTCATGTGAATGTTTCCGATAAAAACCAAATTGTGCTAGATTATCTTTTTCCTGAATAGGAACCTGAACTTTATTGCGGTATCTCTCTTGCTTTGGTGAGGGTAAAATTTCTTGAATAATTCCTAAGTCCAAATGGTGCTTTAAAAAATGACTTTGTACCATCTCTTGTTTCAAAGAAAGCTGTTCCTTATAAGACATAAATTGCAGTTGACAACCACCACACAAACGAGCAATGGAACAACTTGGCTCCACTCTTTCCTTCGATTTTTCCAAGATTTCTGAAATCCGAGCAAACGCATAAGTTTTCTCGACCTTGGTCAAGGTCACTCTAGCCTTTTCACCCTTTAAAAGTCCGGGAATAAACAACACAAAAGAATCCAGTTTCGCTACCGCAAAACCTTCTGTTGTATAACCACTAATTTCAACCACATACTCTTCATTCTTTTTCATATCGATAATAAAAGGGGATTATTCCCCTTCCTTTTCTATTGAGCAGGCTTTTCTTTACTATCCGCTGTCACATTTTTATTGTTCGTTGCTTTCTTTTCAGCCTCTCTCTTCTCTTTCGCTTTTTTACGTGCTTCCACTGCATCACGCAAAGACTTTGCGACCTCTTCATTGACCGGTTTAGAAACCAACTGTTGAGAAGGAGCCTTCATCAAAGAATTCTTCGTTGTTAAAACATACGCAAAACCTTTTTTCGTACTATCGCTCGTATTATAAGCATGAATTTCCACATCATACATCTTCTTACCATCTTTTTGTGTAAAATACGTTTCCACCGGTAAAACTTTTGTAATAGCTTGATAAGCCTCCGTTGTTTTCTTCTTTAAGGTATCGGCAGATGTGTCATCCTTCATATCCAAATACACTCTCAAGGTTGCTGTTTTTAAATGAACCTCACGCCCTTGAACACCATCAATTTTAGCAATAGTTTCATCAATTTTTGATAATTGTTCCTTCTGAATGGCTGGATTTAAATCCCCCTTAAAGCGATTTCCCAAGACTGGAGATTTTGATTCCATATAACTCGATAAAAAAGTCCAACCAAAATACGCAAATGGTAGAAGAATCAGTACCAATAAGACCACAAATAAAATTCCTGTGGTGTGTCCCTTTTTCTTTTGAATATTCTTTTGTTTATTTTTTTGATTTGCCATATGCTTATATTTCTCCGTTCTTAGTTTAACTTATTTTTAAAAGTTTCACTAGTTTCGCTTTTTCTCTAAAGCTTCCTTTACCAAACCGTTTACCATTTGTGGATTAGCTTGACCACGAGATTGTTTCATCACTTGACCAACCAAGAAACCAACCGCCTTATCTTTTCCATTGCAGAAATCTTCAATTGCTTGTGGATTTGTTTCTAAAACCGCATCTACCATAGCTTGAATAGCACTTGTATCCGATACCTGTACAAGCCCCTTTTCCTTGGCAACAACTTCCGGATCTTTACCAGCCATCAAATCATCCACTAGTTTCTTCGCTTGGGCATTCGATACGGTTCCCTTATCAATCATCTTCACTAATTTAGCCAATAATTGTTGTTGTAAATGCACTTCTTGAATGCTCGTTTCATGCTTATTCAACCAAGCTGAAATCTCCCCTAACAACCAGTTACACACCGCTTTAGGATCATCACTGTATGGCAAGACTGTTTCAAAATAATCCGACATTTCTTTATTCGCAATCAACACATGAATATCATGTGCATTTAAATCATAATCATGCTTGTAACGCTTCTTGCGACTTTCCGGTAATTCTGGTAGGTTAGATTGAATTTCTTCAATCCACTTGGGATCCAAACGAATTGGGAAAATATTAGGTTCAGGGAAATATTTATAATCCACTGCCCCTTCTTTTACACGCATCGAGATGGTTGTATTGGTCTTATCATCAAAGCGACGTGTTTCTTGATGAACCGCTTCACCGGCATCTAGCAAGGCGGATTGTCTTTGAATTTCATATTCCACTGCCTTGCCAATATGTGAAATTGAGTTAATATTCTTAATTTCATTCTTCATACCAAGAGCTTTAGAACCTTTTGGGGCTAAAGAAATATTCACATCACAACGCATGGAACCTTCTTCCATCTTCACATCGGAAACACCTAAGTAATAAAGCGTTTGCCGAAGTGCCTCAACATAAGCTTCAGCTTCTTGACCATTCTTCATATCTGGTCTCGATACAATTTCAATCAAAGGTGTCCCCGCACGGTTGAAATCAATTAAAGAGGACTTCGTTAAGTGGAACTGCTTAGCTGTATCCTCTTCCATATGAATGCGTTCAATACGGATTTTCTTCGTTTGACCATCACTTTCAATTTCTACATAACCATCTCGACCAATCGGATGAAACTGTTGGGTAATCTGATACCCCTTTGGTAAATCCGAATAATAATAATTCTTACGATCAAACTTCACTAATGGATCAATCGTTAAATGAAAGGCTGTACAAGCTTGAATCGCTTTATGAACCGCTTCTTGATTGACTTCTGGCAAAGTTCCTGGATGCCCTAAATCAATTTCATTAACACAAGTATTGGCTTTGCGACCAAAAGAAGTCGGTGCACCTGAAAACATCTTTGTGTTTGTCTTTAATTGGACGTGAATTTCAATACCGATTGTAACATCGTATACCATTATTTCACCTCCGCATGATTGTCTTTTAGACCTGTGATTTCCTCAATCACTTCACCAATCTGGAACATTGTTCCTTCTTGCCAAATATCTGTATTTAAGTTAATACCCGCCGGCATTCCATCCACAAAGCCCATTGGTTGTGTTATGGATGGTGTACCTGCAAAATTAGCAATAGCCATGTAGTTTTCTGAAATTAAGTAAGTATCGGATAAGGGATCAATCGCATCCACTTCATCAATCTTAGGAGCGATCGTTCCCGCTGCCGGGGCAATAATCGCATCGTATTCTTGGAATGCCTTTCGCCACATATCCACAATTTGACGACGAACCTTTTGTGCCTTACGGAAAACACGTTCTTGGTTATCCGCCTGAAGCCCATACGAACCCACCACAAAACGCTTACGAATTTTTTCACCAAAGCCCTCTGTTCTTGTGTTCACCATGATTTCTTCCATGTGTTCACCTTCTTTACGATTACCAAAACGGATACCATCTAAGTTGGAGTGATTGGAGGTTGCTTCACAGTTTGCAATAATCATATAACTTGGATAAATCGCCGCCATAAGTTTTTCATCCAATTCAATCATTTCAACAATCGCACCTTTTTCCTTTAAACCGGATACAACTTTATCAAACAATTCATTGATACGTTTATCTTGAATATGATGATAAACATTGCCTAAAATCCCTATTTTTTTAGCTTGAATATCCTTACCCACATAAGAAGAATATTCTTCCACAGCTTCAAAACCAGAAGTCATATCTTTTTCATCACGACCACTTAATACTTCAAGGGTTAAAGCCGCATCTGCAATATTCCCTGTAAAATAACCAACATGGTCTAATGAAGAGGCGTAAGGAATAACACCATAACGGCTAATACGACCATACGTTGGCTTTACACCAACCACACCACAATACGAAGCCGGTTTGCGAACCGAATCACCTGTATCAGAACCAATCGCCATCGGCACAACACCTGCCGCCACTAAAGCGGCTGAACCACCTGATGAACCACCTGTAATACGACTTTCATCCCAAGGATTATGAGCCGGACCAATAAAAGAACTTAAGTTGGTACCACCCATCGCTAATTCATCCATGGATGTTTTCGCAATCGTAATTGCACCGGCTTGATTTAGCTTTTTCATAATGGTCGCATCATAAATTGGTACATAGTTTTCTAAAATGCGCGAACCTGCTGTAGTACGAACTCCTTTTGTATTCACATTATCCTTCACTGCAATCGGCATTGATAATAGCTTACCTTCATTCCCCAAATTTCCTAATTGTTCAGTCGGATTCACAAAGGTAATAACTGCATTCAATTTTTCTTGTGAAGCCTTCGCTTTTTCATAGGCTTCTAAAACCTGTTCTTTTGAATATGCCATTATTTCACCACCTTAGGAAGCACAAAATGCCCTTCCACCTTCTTGGTAACATTCGCTACTGCTTCTTCTTGACTAATCACATGCGTTACTTCATCTTTTCTTAAGAAGCTTGTTTCGACATCCAAAGGATAAATCATTTCTTCTGTATGACTCGTGTCAATTTTATCTAATAAAGCTAATTGTTTATCTAAGATTTTAAAGTCCTCAGATAAACCGTCCGCTTCTTCATCACTTAATTGAAACATCAATTGTTCTGCTAAAGATTTAAAGTATTGACGATTTCTATTTTCGCTCATAAATACCTACTTTCTACCGTATTATTCTAGCCTTTTAAGGTCTATTTATCAATGAATCTAGTTATAAAGTCCATTTCACTTAAAATTGGAATTCCAAGGGCTTTCGCCTTCATATTCTTAGAAGAAGAACTCTCAACATCGTTGTTAATTAAAAAGTCCGTTGAACCGCTGACGGCTGAAGCTACCCTTCCGCCTCTTGCACTAATCCATTCTTTTAATTCATTACGATTTTTAAACTGTTGCACATCTCCCGTCACCACAAAGGTTAACCCATTTAAATCACTATCATGATGGATAGCCGGTAAGTCTTCCACTTGTAAAAAAGAAAACAAATCCTCTAATTCCTTTTGCTTATCTTCTTCTTTCATCCAACGCACAAAGGCTTCTGATTTTTGTGGACCAATGCCATCAATGTGAGAGAAAAAATCCCCTTCTTTTTCTCTAGCTAAAGAAATCAGTTCTTTCAATGGATAAACATGTAGTAAACGACTCGCTACATCAATTCCTACCAAAGAAATTGATAAGGCAAACAAAAACTTATCCGCACGAACGGTTTTCGCTTTTTCTAAAGAGGCTAGAATATTCTCGGCTGATTTTTCACCAAAGCCCTCTAACTGAGCAATTTCTTCTTTTCTATCTTTTAAGCGATAAATATCTCCATAATTTTTAATCCAGCCTTGGGCAATGAAAGTTGATAAAGTCGCTTCTGAAATTCCATCTATATCCATACCTTGTTTCGAGACGAAACGAACGTATTTCTTCAAAGCTTTTGCTGGGCAAGATGAATTGGTACATTTAAGGCTTTTCGTTTCAGATACTTCGGAAATATGAATCTTCGTTGCCTGTTGACAAACCGGGCAAAGTTTAGGAATGTCAAATTCACCCACTTTTTTCACAACTGAAATCACCTTTGGAATAATCATATTGGCTTTGATGACTTCCACTTCTGTTCCACTAGAGCCAATACCTAATCGTTCACATTCTGAAATATTCACTAATGAAGCTCTTTGAACAGTTGTTCCTTCGAGTTCTACTGGTTCAAAGATAGCTACGGGTGTAATGGTTGAAATTGCGTTTGACCATTCTATGCGAACTAATTTTGAAATTTTGGATTGGTCTGCCCACTTAAAAGCCAGTCCAGCCCTTGTCGCATGGTGACCTGTCACACTGCCACTGCTTGCATAGACAATATCATCATAAGCAATCACCAAGCCATCAACAGGATAAGGATTTTTATGATTTTTAACCTCTTCACTAAACTGATTTAAAACCATCTGCACACTTTCTTCATTTGGTTTTTCAATCAAAATATGTTCCACCACATCAAAGCCAAGTGCTTCTAAAAAAGCCATTCTTTCACCCCAAGAATTCATTTCTTTTTCACAATAAACCAAGGTGAAGGGGCGGAAATGAATTTTTCTTTCCAAGACCTCTGAGGCTTTCTTTAAACTTAAAGAACCCGAAGCTAAGTTTCGTGGATTGGCGTAATTTTCACCGGTTTCTCTAATATACTCTTCAAAATCCGCATAAGAGATTAAAGCTTCTCCACGAACAATCAAGCGACCTTTATAACGTATTTCCTTAGCAATGCCGTATAAACCATCCACTAAATGTGTGATATTCGTTCCAATATGCCCATCTCCACGCGTAACAACCTTCAAAAGCTTGCCTTTTTCATAAGTCACCACTAAAGTTAAACCATCTAACTTCCAAGACATCCAAATAGGAAGATGATTCGCCCATTTAACTAATTCACCTATACTTTTCGTTTTCGCTAATGACAAAGCCGGAAATTCATGTGCTTCTTTTTGACCAACAATTTCATCCGCAGACACTTTTTGAGTTGGAGAATCTTCTAAAATAATGCCTGTCTTTTCTTCCAATTTTTTTAATTCATCAAATAAACAATCCCATTCTTGATCACTAAGAATTTCTTGCCTGCCATTGTAATAAGCATCGGAGGCTTTATTTAGTTGTTGAACTAATGATTGCATTTTTTCTCTTTCAAGCATATTAACTCCTTAAATTCTTCACTTTTAAAGATGGATGTGAAGCTTGCAAACGCTTGGTACCAAAAGGATAGGCAAAGGCAATGGTGACGAATTCCCCTTCTTGTTGAATGACAACACCCTCTCCAAACTTAGCGTGTTCAATGATGTCTCCTTTTTTCCACTTTTTCCTCTTTTCAGTTGGGTTTTCATTGAACCGGGCATAGAAAGAAGATTCTTGATTGGTTTGTAGCTTTGGCGTTCCTTTATGCTCAATATAGTCTTCCTCAATTTCATCAATAAAACGGGATGGTGTTTTCACTCTTTGTAACATAAACGAATAACCCCCCGCATCCGTTAGGTATAAATGTTTACGCGCTCTTGTGAAAGCCACATACGCCAAGCGCCTTTCCTCTTCCACACCGCGATGACCCTCTTGAAGTGAACGTTCAGATGGGAAAACACCTTCATTTAAATCCGAAACAAACACTGTATCAAATTCCAATCCCTTTGAAGCATGCACCGTCATAAGTTGCACAAAATCATTTTCTAAGGTTTCTTCACGATCCCCATATAAAGCCACAGATTGTAGGTATTCCTCTAAATTAGTTTCCGGATGATACCGTTCAAAATCTTGAATATCTTCCATTAAGGATTTCAAGTGACCTAAATTATCCATATCTTTTTCAGCTTCTAAGAAAGCACGGTAGCCCGATTCATCCATCACCCTCTCAAAAAGTGTCAAGAGCTTTACTTCTTTCTTTTCCTGTAGTGTATGCCATCTTTCTACCTTTTGTACGAATTGGTCGATGGTAATTTGGGTTTTTCCTTTGAATAATTTTTCTTTTTGTAAAATTTCTAATTGACTACAATTTAACTCTCTTGCTCGCGTAGCAATGGTTTCTAAGGTTTTTGATCCTAAGCCACGCTTTGGTCGATTTAAAATGCGATTTAAAGATAAATCATCTCCGCTAACAATCAATCGTAAATATGATAAAGCATCCTTAACAACCTGGCGTTCAAAGAAACGTAAGCCCCCATAGATGATGTATGGAATTCTTTCATCCATTAAAGCTTTTTCCAAAGAACGGGATAAATAATTTGCTCGATATAAAACCGCAATTTCTGAATACGTCCCTGTTTGCAAACGAATTGACTTCATTTTTTGAGCAATCCAAGTCGCCTGGTATTCATCACTCACAGCTGAAAAATGGTAGATTTTTTCTTTGGATTGATTATCGGTAAATAATTCTTTATCCACGCGTTGTTTATTATTTTTAATCACCGAGTTAGCCCCATTTAAAATCGCATTCGTGCTACGGTAATTTTGTGTTAATAAAATCGTTTGTGCATCCGGGAAATCTTTTTCAAAATTTACAATAATCCGCACATCAGCTCCACGCCATGTGTAAATGGTTTGATCAGGATCACCCACCACAAGTAAAGAATTGTCTTTTCCAGCCAATTGTTTAATGAGTTTATATTGAATACGGTCAATGTCTTGAAACTCATCCACTAAAATATAATGGAAATAGCGTTGCCACTTTTGTAAGATGACATCGTATTGATCAAACATACGAACGGTCCAGAGAATTAAATCATCAAAATCCAATGCGAACAGTTCCTTTTGGCGACGAAGATAGTACTCATAAATTTGAACCTTCTTCTTTTCTAATGAAGAAAAATCAGCTATTTTATTCGCTTCTTCCACGCTAACATTCTCTGCTTTATTGTTGGAAATATAATTCAAAGCATGCGCAAAGGAAATCTCATTTTTATCAATAGAATGTTCTTTATAATATTCCTTCAAGATGGCTTTTTGGTCTTCCGTATCTAAAACGGTGAAGTTCTTAGGGTAACCCATTGCTTCAATTTCTTGACGAAGAATACGCACACACAAAGAGTGAATGGTGCAAATGGTTGGCTTTGTACCTTCTTCTTTCATCATCTTCAAAACACGACTTTCCATTTCTCTAGCCGCCTTATTCGTAAAGGTAATCGCCAATATCTTATGCGGCCAAACTTTCTTTTCTTCCATCAAATACGCAATACGCATGGTTAAAACACGCGTTTTTCCAGAACCTGCTCCGGCAATAATTCTTAGATACTGATGTTCATCTAGCACGGCTGTTTTTTGTTGCGAATTTAGGGATTGTATATCTAGCACAGAAGACCTCTTTCTAATGAACTTATGTCCTATCATTATAAAGTTTTAAAGAGACCTTGTAAATTTTAAACACTGGTCCATGTTATAATCAGGGCGAGGTATTTTATGATTAAAAAAGCAGAAAATTGGCAGGATTATGAATGTATAGATGCTGGAGATTTTGAAAAATTAGAGCGGTGGAAAAAGGTGATTTTAAGAAGACCTGATCCATTAGCCATTTGGCCTAAAAATCCAAAGGTAGATTGGCAACGATACGATGCGATTTATCATCGTTCTAAATTGGGGGGTGGCTCTTGGAATTTTAAAAAGAAGCTTCCGGAATATTGGACAATGGATTATAAAAATCTACGCTTTAAAGTTGCACCAACCGGTTTTAAACACACCGGTTTATTTCCTGAACAAGCAGCCAACTGGGATTGGATGCACGATTTAATTCAAAGTCGTAAACAAAAGGAAACCCGTATCCTCAATTTATTTGCGTACACAGGTGGAGCTACCTTAGTTTGCTCAGAAGCCGGTGCTAGTGAGGTGGTTCATGTGGATGCGTCTAAAGGGATGGTTCAGTGGGCAAAAGAAAACCGTAATTTTTCTCATCTTCAAAACCATAAAATTCGTTTTATTGTTGAAGATTGTTTGAAGTTTGTTGAAAGAGAAAAGAGAAGAGGTCGAACCTACCATGGTATTCTCATGGATCCACCAAGCTATGGTCGTGGTCCAAATGGAGAAATGTGGAAATTTGAAAAGGAAGTGGTTATCTTCATCCAAAAAACATTGGAGCTTTTGGATGAAGATGCTATCTTCTTCTTAGTTAATTCTTATACCACAGGCTTTTCTTCCACCGTCTTTGAAAACCTCTTTAAAACCTGTCCTTTACCAAAAGGAAACATTGAAACCGGTGAATTGGGTTTACCTGTTTCTTCTCGTGATATTGTTTTACCGGCAGGAATTTACGCAAGATGGCAGAGAAAATAAACATTCTTTACGAAGACAATCACCTTCTTGTCGTTGAAAAACCAATCAATGTGTTATCCCAAGCAGATAACACACAAGAAGAGGATATGGTCAATCGTTTAAAAGAATTCATTAAAGTAAGAGATCATAAACCCGGCAATGTGTTCATTGGTTTAGTGCATCGTTTGGATCGTCCCGTTGGTGGTTTAATGGTTTTTTCGAAGACCTCGAAAGCCGCTTCGCGTTTGAGTAATGCGCTGCGTTGTCATACGTTCCAAAAAGGTTATCTGGCAATCGTCGATAGCGTTTCTTTACCAAAAGAGGACACTTTAGAGGATTATTTATATAAGGACAATCAAAAAAACCGTGTTTTTGTCGTGGATAAGAAAAAAGGGAAATATGCCCGTTTGCACTATGAAGTTTTAGCCCAGAAACAAGGTAAATCTTTCGTTCGTATTGCTTTAGAAACTGGTCGTCCGCATCAAATTCGTGTTCAATTTTCAAGTCGGAATTGGCCTTTAGTGAACGATCAACGTTACCACCCCCATCCAACTAAAGCCCCTATTTGTTTATTTGCGTATAAATTAAGCTTTCCCCATCCAACTAAGAAAGAGGTAATGCGTTTTGAGTTGCATCCAAAAGCCGATGGAGCCTGGTCTTTATTTAAGGAGGTACTATCATGAAAAAGAAGCCTAAAAGACATATTCGTAAGAGTTTTCTATTCCTATGTGCTCTTTTTGCAGTCGGCATTTCTTATCTTATTCTTCATCCTAGCCTTGAGAAAAATCAGCGCTTAGAAAAGCTTGGTTATACAAAAAAACAAATCCAAGTTTTAAGCCAAGAGAAAAAAGTGGATGAGGTCATTCAAAAATCCATCAATTCCGTGGTCTTAAGACAAGCCATTGACACAAACACCTTTTATCCAGCTTACTTTTCTCTCTACAAAGCCCATTACCAAGATAAAGCCATTCAAGCTAAAGATATTCTTCTATACCAACGTTTAAAAGATAAAGGCTATGAAGAAGACCAATTAGAAAATCTTTTCAAAAGAGCTTCCTTTGAAGAATTAAGCCCTTTATTGGTCTTTGACTACCAATGGGATGAAACTAGTTACTTAAAAGATGTGGAAAAGAACCGTTCTAAAAACATAGATGGGAAATTTCAGTTAAGCCACAGTTATCGAAAGAAATATAAGATTAGTAAAGAAATTAAAAATCCACAAGTGGATACACTTGTAAACGTAAATCATTATTATTCTTCTCACTATATACCAAAAGATTTGACCGGTATCCCTACTTCCTATGCGGCTAATCAACAGAAAATGAGCAAAGAAGCGGCGGAAGCGGTAGTGGAGTGGGTACAGAAATCCATTGAAAATAATACCAATTTCTTTGTGACAAACGCTTATTTAGATTATCATAGTCAAGAAAAACTTTATCTTAAAAATGGTGAACGAGTGGATAAAGCCGGTTATAGTGAGCGCCAAAGTGGCTTACAGATGAAAGCGGTGATTACCTACGCTAAACACGAAGAAAAAGCACTTCCTTGGTTAAAAGAAAGTGCTCATGAATA comes from the Bulleidia sp. zg-1006 genome and includes:
- a CDS encoding class I SAM-dependent methyltransferase, which produces MIKKAENWQDYECIDAGDFEKLERWKKVILRRPDPLAIWPKNPKVDWQRYDAIYHRSKLGGGSWNFKKKLPEYWTMDYKNLRFKVAPTGFKHTGLFPEQAANWDWMHDLIQSRKQKETRILNLFAYTGGATLVCSEAGASEVVHVDASKGMVQWAKENRNFSHLQNHKIRFIVEDCLKFVEREKRRGRTYHGILMDPPSYGRGPNGEMWKFEKEVVIFIQKTLELLDEDAIFFLVNSYTTGFSSTVFENLFKTCPLPKGNIETGELGLPVSSRDIVLPAGIYARWQRK
- a CDS encoding RluA family pseudouridine synthase → MAEKINILYEDNHLLVVEKPINVLSQADNTQEEDMVNRLKEFIKVRDHKPGNVFIGLVHRLDRPVGGLMVFSKTSKAASRLSNALRCHTFQKGYLAIVDSVSLPKEDTLEDYLYKDNQKNRVFVVDKKKGKYARLHYEVLAQKQGKSFVRIALETGRPHQIRVQFSSRNWPLVNDQRYHPHPTKAPICLFAYKLSFPHPTKKEVMRFELHPKADGAWSLFKEVLS
- the ligA gene encoding NAD-dependent DNA ligase LigA; the protein is MLEREKMQSLVQQLNKASDAYYNGRQEILSDQEWDCLFDELKKLEEKTGIILEDSPTQKVSADEIVGQKEAHEFPALSLAKTKSIGELVKWANHLPIWMSWKLDGLTLVVTYEKGKLLKVVTRGDGHIGTNITHLVDGLYGIAKEIRYKGRLIVRGEALISYADFEEYIRETGENYANPRNLASGSLSLKKASEVLERKIHFRPFTLVYCEKEMNSWGERMAFLEALGFDVVEHILIEKPNEESVQMVLNQFSEEVKNHKNPYPVDGLVIAYDDIVYASSGSVTGHHATRAGLAFKWADQSKISKLVRIEWSNAISTITPVAIFEPVELEGTTVQRASLVNISECERLGIGSSGTEVEVIKANMIIPKVISVVKKVGEFDIPKLCPVCQQATKIHISEVSETKSLKCTNSSCPAKALKKYVRFVSKQGMDIDGISEATLSTFIAQGWIKNYGDIYRLKDRKEEIAQLEGFGEKSAENILASLEKAKTVRADKFLFALSISLVGIDVASRLLHVYPLKELISLAREKEGDFFSHIDGIGPQKSEAFVRWMKEEDKQKELEDLFSFLQVEDLPAIHHDSDLNGLTFVVTGDVQQFKNRNELKEWISARGGRVASAVSGSTDFLINNDVESSSSKNMKAKALGIPILSEMDFITRFIDK
- a CDS encoding aspartyl/glutamyl-tRNA amidotransferase subunit C, with the protein product MSENRNRQYFKSLAEQLMFQLSDEEADGLSEDFKILDKQLALLDKIDTSHTEEMIYPLDVETSFLRKDEVTHVISQEEAVANVTKKVEGHFVLPKVVK
- a CDS encoding ATP-dependent helicase, which translates into the protein MLDIQSLNSQQKTAVLDEHQYLRIIAGAGSGKTRVLTMRIAYLMEEKKVWPHKILAITFTNKAAREMESRVLKMMKEEGTKPTICTIHSLCVRILRQEIEAMGYPKNFTVLDTEDQKAILKEYYKEHSIDKNEISFAHALNYISNNKAENVSVEEANKIADFSSLEKKKVQIYEYYLRRQKELFALDFDDLILWTVRMFDQYDVILQKWQRYFHYILVDEFQDIDRIQYKLIKQLAGKDNSLLVVGDPDQTIYTWRGADVRIIVNFEKDFPDAQTILLTQNYRSTNAILNGANSVIKNNKQRVDKELFTDNQSKEKIYHFSAVSDEYQATWIAQKMKSIRLQTGTYSEIAVLYRANYLSRSLEKALMDERIPYIIYGGLRFFERQVVKDALSYLRLIVSGDDLSLNRILNRPKRGLGSKTLETIATRARELNCSQLEILQKEKLFKGKTQITIDQFVQKVERWHTLQEKKEVKLLTLFERVMDESGYRAFLEAEKDMDNLGHLKSLMEDIQDFERYHPETNLEEYLQSVALYGDREETLENDFVQLMTVHASKGLEFDTVFVSDLNEGVFPSERSLQEGHRGVEEERRLAYVAFTRARKHLYLTDAGGYSFMLQRVKTPSRFIDEIEEDYIEHKGTPKLQTNQESSFYARFNENPTEKRKKWKKGDIIEHAKFGEGVVIQQEGEFVTIAFAYPFGTKRLQASHPSLKVKNLRS